aaatttTTCGCAAAACAGTCATTGTGCATAACAATGATGTATCAAGTGGGGTATGGTTTTATTTGATAAATGACATCGGCTTTACTCTAGAATGTTTTATTAATTCAGGCACATGGTTACCAGAGACAACAACCAAATAGAGAGGAGTGTTACCATCACTATCTGGCTCATTAACAAGGTTGTCGCACTTATTAGAGTCTAATAAGAAGTGGACTACCTTGTCTTGATTGTTCAGTACGACAACATGAAGATCATTTTGATTGTTGTTGTTTACATCACCTTCACTGGCTGCAATGTGAATTGCTGTCGTCCAGTCATTTTCACTGCCTGGCGAAAGGTACACTAAGGATTTTTTCCACCCCAGCATATCAGAAACTACGTCTTCCAATCCTAATTTAACAGCATAGTGCAGTGATTCCAACCCCATAAGTCAAGTTCCTCGCATAAAGGCTTATTCCAATGCCATAGTGATCTAATTCAATCTGGATGTGTCAACACGATAAATGCGTAAATAAGGGGTTAGATCTTCTTGGAAATCTAGTTCGACAATAGGCATTATGAAATCATCAACAGATTATGGAAAAGTCAACTGAagttcaatactgatacaacaaataacaaaaattatgtaCTTTATGTTCCTGAATTACTGCTGCATGCAACGGCGTTCTATTAGATGGACCTGCAACATAAATTGGTTTCTTGCCGAATTCTAAGATGTTAATCAAAGCATCATGAAAACCAGATTCAGCCGCCACATACAGTGGCATCTCCTGCGCATTGTTAGGCGGAAATTTGAATTCAGGATCTTTTTTTACCAAGATCTTAACCACATCTAGATGTTGGCTCCGCACGGCCTTGTATAGGGTTGTATATCCACTAGTACCCGTCATCCTCGTGAGTTTCTCCTTAGTATTATGATCTTCTATACGTGCAAATAACACATGTACTACTTCAGTGTGCCCTTCATTAGCTGATATGTGAAGAGTggtttcatttttcttgttttgatagCATAACAATGCCGGAGTAATCTTAAGGACTTTTGCCACGAAATTCGAGTTTCCATAGAGGGATGTGACATGGAGGACCGTGTTGCCCTTTGGAGTGACTTGGTAGCCGTTTTCTTCATTCCTTTTTAAATGATCAGCAAACAGAAAATTGCCATCTCCGATATTGCCTCTCATCGCAGCATTATACAAGGTCGCCTCCATTCCTTTTGATTTGGTGTATTTTATCCAAGATCTCCCAATGATAATCCTATAAGTCCTTTGCTTTCTCTGgacaaaatattattatatagaaaATGTCAATTTTGCTGAATGATCTCTCAAGTTGAGAGTTTTGTCATTAAATAGAAAGAGTTTTCCTTGTAtatccctaaagatcttccatgAATCCCATAATATCTTCCATGTATCCCCTAATATCAGTCATTCCTAACTATTACATCTCTAAGAATATCTCTtatatctaagtattaaaagcTATTTACACAAATATTACACATTTATAATCTGAAATCTATGTGCTGAAAATCTGGATAGATATCGTGTCTCTTATCCtaacaggaaaaaataattaGATTCTTAATGAATCTCAAAGAAGAAAGGGATCTGGTGTTTGCCTTGATCACAagaatgtgattttgatgttCTCGTATTTCGCTTTCATGTCAAAACTGAAAGAATATCATGAACATAAACAGTTTTAACAACTTATTAAACCTCCTAAAACAAAAGTAATACTTAGATCTCTTAATATTCACTTCAACTTATGATTCTTTTCTCATAAAAACAAACATGTAGAGTAGTCAATTACTTAAGAAACGAACAAAAAATGACTAGTAATTtaggttgaggaacaaagaaaatCTTGTAGCCAGCTTACATGAGCTAAAGAGGAAACTTACCAAAATAATAACGGCGTGAGACTGGCGGACGTTGCTCCATTTCCCTTTACTCAACATATATATGCTCCTCGCGGATCTACAAAATCCAAACTGAAAACCAGCAGCACATTTCCAACAACTTGAATTCTAATTCAAGAATAGAGAAGAAGAGGCTGATAGAAGGATACCAAAGTAAAATGCTCCGAAAAAGGCCTTTTACTGTGGCTGCACTAAACACAACATATTCCTCTACAAGAATCCCTTACTAGAATCTTTGCGGAGGGGCT
This sequence is a window from Capsicum annuum cultivar UCD-10X-F1 unplaced genomic scaffold, UCD10Xv1.1 ctg63971, whole genome shotgun sequence. Protein-coding genes within it:
- the LOC124893701 gene encoding serine/threonine-protein phosphatase 6 regulatory ankyrin repeat subunit C-like, translating into MGLESLHYAVKLGLEDVVSDMLGWKKSLVYLSPGSENDWTTAIHIAASEGDVNNNNQNDLHVVVLNNQDKVVHFLLDSNKCDNLVNEPDSDGNTPLYLVVVS